In Carassius gibelio isolate Cgi1373 ecotype wild population from Czech Republic chromosome B19, carGib1.2-hapl.c, whole genome shotgun sequence, one DNA window encodes the following:
- the LOC127979573 gene encoding uncharacterized protein LOC127979573 translates to MAEEVEKYQRKQEMQAEARATGDQGCLMVEFGDFQGRSMKDVYEDQSKEAQALIRYLIKADARPKTNMAIFKTYVLKRRASAVVTSVRQPAPHAATSSASATTAPPPAPIQTGVQKTATVKALLARGKNLSPSQLAKKLTSPAKPYPLLQSTLPPPAAEPPAKHLTPIQLFATGKSVPTAEDDDEELVFAASQCEAQLNTEDCAAPSPSVETAKAPAPSHHRPPAELPSHWKDQLPPFQHEWIRNTLFKANPRTGKPELVSQLKLWWYPPQPPLINTQPPASPDLFFCRPLFLWMPLKMWLFPLVCVRPDCGRHRLTAAGIYRTVRKVLDIDGWYDLATEYLECKRCKKKYPAWSEDILGQLDMGHRSQFPALLTYRYSCDNRVLRMMRERTLGNSVTQLYRKLMEQHSEAWTQRVLQYLTACEPFTRSSLVQPPVFADPPLLPALPKPKWLLAVYARDVLGRLHEVKAKLTSVFGCVLKMDSTKKVTKKLAGAASGTAAWCTNVGNEHGQVLVSVLTAAEGHGLDSMAAGLMKRYREAGEAAPKVMYVDRDCCSQYGQSRVKIMFLEWDELVVRLDIWHFMRRFAAGVTTEAHPLYGIFMARLSPCIFQWDPEDVAALRSAKEGDLAAKKTGHISEKAVSARITRRELALHCRRRTRGVEETTRLIGSLIDQFDSADGKDTLGVPLLDHERIQQIWKEQRKHVQCIQDPEDFPLYMKTGTLKKGGVELCCYRCARGSTSLESFHLHLNRFIPGTSASDAHFQAYLLEGLMRWNDDRMEDAIKRASSIRTYGSAMSEAVDRLSRTVFGKPWDERYRPPGAYTGELLGIEYLYSQTGKTLTPVLQNPEEEDRLVEEVDDQDLLDEGFEEESMEDITVPVLYEDDPCLRNTPSSLPLPQSPASLAEPSTSSGGEGQHLAPASSVLSQTSDTGSSVSGKAQGAVIGPDGIAGWDKVQDLAGFLVGLREAPYLTDLQVTEAIQLWTALPDVDKQRVNYQPRHQPQLTHGRFKAPKRSGVTPGVESVKRCLIGHPGGPAQWPSTSRLVEAICMKLCALHKSPTKKAGVSTPRWSKILSDYHHIRELVLNNQRLMDETMIQLFELNQRTLIQW, encoded by the exons ATGGCAGAAGAAGTGGAAAAGTATCAGAGGAAGCAGGAAATGCAGGCAGAAGCCCGGGCAACTGGAGACCAGGGCTGCTTGATGGTGGAGTTTGGTGACTTCCAGGGCCGCTCCATGAAAGATGTTTATGAGGACCAGAGCAAGGAGGCTCAAGCCCTCATCAGGTACCTCATTAAGGCAGATGCCAGGCCCAAAACCAACATGGCCATTTTCAAGACATATGTCCTGAAAAGACGGGCTTCTGCTGTGGTCACCAGCGTACGTCAGCCTGCACCTCACGCTGCAACCTCCAGTGCTTCTGCAACCACTGCACCTCCACCTGCACCTATCCAAACTGGTGTACAGAAGACCGCAACTGTGAAAGCGCTGTTGGCGCGTGGCAAAAATTTGTCTCCTTCACAGCTGGCGAAAAAACTCACGTCACCAGCTAAACCCT ATCCATTATTGCAGTCCACTTTACCTCCTCCAGCAGCAGAACCCCCAGCCAAACATTTGACCCCGATACAGCTTTTCGCTACTG GCAAGTCCGTTCCCACTGCTGAAGATGACGATGAGGAGCTGGTATTTGCTGCATCACAATGTGAAGcacagctaaatacag AGgactgtgctgctccatctccaTCAGTGGAAACTGCCAAGGCACCAGCTCCTTCACATCACCGGCCACCAGCTGAGCTTCCAAGTCACTGGAAAGATCAACTTCCACCTTTCCAGCATGAGTGGATCCGGAACACACTGTTTAAGGCCAACCCACGAACCGGCAAGCCAGAACTAGTGTCCCAGCTGAAACTTTGGTGGTATCCTCCTCAGCCCCCTTTAATAAACACTCAGCCCCCTGCCTCACCTGACCTCTTCTTCTGTCGGCCCCTTTTCTTATGGATGCCGCTGAAGATGTGGTTATTTCCTCTCGTCTGTGTTCGCCCAGACTGTGGTAGGCACAGACTAACTGCGGCAGGAATTTACCGTACCGTGCGTAAGGTCTTGGACATCGACGGGTGGTATGACCTTGCCACTGAGTATCTGGAGTGCAAACGCTGCAAAAAGAAATATCCTGCCTGGTCCGAGGACATCCTAGGACAGCTGGATATGGGCCACCGCAGTCAGTTTCCAGCTTTGCTGACATACAG ATACTCATGTGACAACCGGGTGCTGAGGATGATGAGGGAGAGGACACTGGGCAACAGTGTGACTCAGCTTTACAGGAAGCTGATGGAACAGCACAGTGAGGCATGGACACAGCGTGTCTTgcagtacctgactgcctgtgaacCATTCACAAGGTCCTCCCTTGTGCAGCCTCCTGTGTTTGCTGATCCTCCACTTTTACCTGCTTTGCCTAAACCTAAGTGGCTGTTAGCCGTGTATGCCAGGGATGTTCTGGGGCGACTGCACGAGGTCAAGGCCAAATTAACATCTGTCTTTGGCTGTGTTCTCAAGATGGATTCGACAAAAAAG GTCACAAAGAAACTTGCCGGTGCTGCTTCAGGAACAGCTGCCTGGTGCACAAATGTCGGAAACGAACACGGCCAGGTCCTTGTCTCTGTGCTGACAGCTGCCGAGGGACATGGACTGGACTCCATGGCAGCTGGTCTGATGAAACGCTACCGAGAGGCAGGAGAGGCAGCCCCAAAAGTGATGTACGTGGACAGGGACTGCTGCAGTCAGTACGGCCAATCGCGGGTGAAGATCATGTTTTTGGAGTGGGATGAGCTTGTAGTGCGCCTCGACATCTGGCACTTCATGCGGCGATTTGCTGCAGGTGTCACGACAGAGGCTCATCCGCTCTATGGGATCTTCATGGCACGTCTGTCCCCGTGCATCTTTCAGTGGGATCCAGAGGATGTGGCTGCTCTTCGCTCCGCAAAAGAGGGTGACCTGGCGGCAAAGAAGACTGGCCACATCTCAGAAAAGGCGGTCAGTGCTCGCATTACCCGGAGGGAGTTGGCACTGCACTGCCGGAGGAGGACCAGGGGGGTGGAGGAGACCACCAGATTGATTGGGTCACTGATTGATCAGTTTGACAGTGCGGATGGGAAGGACACCCTGGGAGTTCCTCTGCTGGACCACGAACGGATCCAGCAGATATGGAAGGAACAGCGCAAGCACGTCCAGTGTATCCAAGACCCAGAGGACTTTCCGCTGTACATGAAGACAGGGACACTGAAGAAAGGCGGCGTGGAGCTGTGCTGCTACAGGTGTGCTCGTGGCTCTACCTCCTTGGAGTCATTCCACCTCCACCTGAACCGTTTTATTCCAG gaACCAGTGCCAGCGATGCGCATTTTCAGGCCTATCTCCTTGAGGGCTTGATGCGTTGGAATGATGACCGAATGGAAGACGCCATAAAACGGGCGTCCTCCATTCGGACATATGGCAGTGCCATGAGCGAGGCTGTGGACCGGCTTAGCCGAACAGTCTTTGGGAAGCCCTGGGATGAGCGCTATCGCCCTCCTGGAGCATATACAG gtGAATTGCTGGGAATCGAGTACCTTTACAGCCAGACTGGCAAAACACTGACTCCAGTGCTCCAGAACCCAGAGGAGGAAGACCGGTTGGTGGAGGAGGTTGATGATCAGGACCTGCTAGATGAGGGGTTTGAGGAAGAGAGCATGGAGGACATCACAGTTCCAGTGCTGTATGAGGATGACCCCTGCCTCAGAAACACCCCCTCATCTTTGCCTCTGCCTCAGTCCCCAGCATCACTGGCTGAGCCGTCCACATCATCTGGAGGAGAGGGACAGCATCTCGCCCCTGCCTCTTCAGTGCTGTCACAGACATCTGACACTGGAAGCAGTGTCTCCGGCAAGGCTCAG GGAGCAGTCATTGGACCTGATGGCATCGCTGGGTGGGACAAGGTCCAGGATCTGGCTGGTTTCCTGGTGGGTCTTCGTGAGGCTCCTTACCTCACCGACCTGCAGGTTACAGAGGCCATCCAGCTGTGGACCGCTCTCCCTGATGTTGATAAACAGCGGGTCAACTATCAGCCTCGACATCAGCCTCAGCTGACACATGGGCGCTTTAAGGCACCGAAGCGGTCCGGAGTCACACCGGGTGTGGAGAGTGTGAAACGGTGTCTAATTGGACATCCTGGGGGTCCAGCACAGTGGCCCAGCACCAGCCGCTTGGTTGAGGCCATTTGTATGAAGCTGTGTGCTTTACACAAGTCACCGACCAAGAAGGCTGGAGTTTCCACCCCCAGGTGGTCTAAAATCCTTTCGGATTACCACCACATCCGAGAGCTGGTGCTTAACAATCAAAGGCTGATGGATGAAACAATGATCCAGCTGTTTGAGCTGAACCAGAGGACACTCATTCAGTGGTAA